A single genomic interval of Dysidea avara chromosome 6, odDysAvar1.4, whole genome shotgun sequence harbors:
- the LOC136259254 gene encoding ATP-dependent DNA helicase Q1-like: MALTATATLDTLKVVKERLSLHDPAVIGLSPNVPNILYSTAKLPKLEDFCRRLSTVLMRHRVSYPKTIIFCRSYSDCGDIYRTLEIMMGSSFTEPIGYPKGLHRFRLVDMFTRASKRKMKQKVLESFVSMTSRLRVVIATTAFSLGIDCPNIRKVIHYGTPGTIEEYVQETGRAGRDGEPAKACLFYGNPPKDVTPEMRSYGTNASQCRRNLLFKRFLFYNVDTVGEISPKCQCCDNCAKNCDCIDCVHRYQS; the protein is encoded by the coding sequence ATGGCTTTGACTGCAACAGCCACATTGGATACCCTGAAGGTAGTTAAGGAACGCCTGTCTCTTCATGACCCTGCAGTTATTGGATTGTCCCCTAATGTTCCTAACATATTGTATTCAACTGCAAAGCTCCCTAAGCTGGAAGATTTCTGTCGCCGTTTGTCCACTGTATTGATGAGACATCGTGTGTCATACCCAAAGACAATTATTTTTTGTCGAAGTTACAGTGATTGTGGTGACATTTATCGTACATTAGAAATAATGATGGGGTCAAGTTTCACCGAGCCTATTGGCTATCCAAAGGGATTACATCGCTTTAGACTTGTTGACATGTTCACTAGAGCTTCCAAAAGGAAGATGAAGCAGAAAGTACTGGAATCATTCGTTTCTATGACCAGTAGATTAAGAGTGGTTATTGCGACTACAGCTTTCAGCTTGGGAATAGACTGTCCTAATATAAGAAAAGTAATTCACTATGGTACTCCAGGCACTATTGAGGAATACGTTCAAGAGACTGGCCGTGCTGGTAGAGATGGAGAACCAGCCAAAGCTTGTTTGTTTTATGGGAATCCGCCAAAAGATGTAACACCAGAGATGAGATCATACGGCACTAATGCTTCACAATGCCGCagaaatcttttgttcaagaGGTTTTTGTTTTACAACGTAGACACCGTTGGAGAGATCTCACCAAAATGTCAGTGCTGTGACAACTGTGCAAAGAATTGTGATTGTATAGACTGTGTGCATCGTTATCAATCATAA
- the LOC136259255 gene encoding ATP-dependent DNA helicase Q1-like, translated as MTASTEATATVNESMIDDVAHQMGINRLKPKQMEAITAFLSGRDVFVALPTGYGKSIIFALLPAIFNRIKGCNSSLAVCISPLTSLEVDLTVKLQSRGINAAYVGEQQIDWQETKRVLEGNIEIVFISPESIIHNKAFRNMLRSEAYKERMVALIVDEAHCVKTWGDKFRTDFLNLESYVA; from the exons ATGACCGCCAGTACAGAAGCTACCGCCACTGTTAATGAGAGTATGATAGACGATGTTGCTCATCAGATGGGGATAAACAGACTTAAGCCAAAACAGATGGAAGCTATTACAGCGTTTTTATCTGGAAGGGATGTGTTCGTAGCTTTGCCAACTGGATATGGTAAATCTATCATCTTTGCTTTGCTTCCTGCAATCTTTAATAGAATAAAAG GTTGCAATAGCAGCCTGGCTGTTTGTATAAGTCCTTTAACATCACTTGAGGTGGACCTAACAGTCAAGCTACAGAGCAGGGGGATTAATGCTGCATATGTTGGTGAGCAGCAAATAGATTGGCAGGAGACCAAGAGAGTGTTAGAGGGAAATATTGAAATAGTTTTTATTAGTCCTGAAAGCATTATTCACAATAAGGCTTTTAGGAATATGCTGCGCAGTGAAGCATACAAAGAAAGAATGGTTGCTTTAATCGTTGATGAGGCACATTGTGTAAAGACTTG GGGTGATAAATTCCGAACAGATTTTCTAAACTTGGAGAGTTACGTAGCTTGA